One region of Eupeodes corollae chromosome 1, idEupCoro1.1, whole genome shotgun sequence genomic DNA includes:
- the LOC129939793 gene encoding tetraspanin-5 isoform X3, with translation MPVRKYRRETSEISCCLKYIIFSCNVLFWSAGLCVLAIGIWAWNEKDMFSNLTRLTFIALDPAFVLICLGTVTFIIGFTGSVGALRENTCLLSMYAIFLSVLLILEIGLGTLVFILKDKGWIKDQATEGLRAFIIHYREDPDQQNLIDWIQEDWLQCCGIEGPKDWDSNNYFNCSSGAVGSREACGVPFSCCKRRPHELIKNKQCGYDVRKEGYPAERYIYERGCLRAGEDWLEGHLIAVAGFCICVMVLQILGICFAQNLRADIYAQKSKWH, from the exons ATGCCAGTGCGAAAATATCGTCGCGAAACTAGCGAAATCAGCTGCTGTTTGAAATACATCATCTTCAGTtgcaatgttttgttttgg TCTGCTGGACTTTGTGTCCTTGCAATTGGAATCTGGGCATGGAACGAGAAGGATATGTTCAGCAACCTGACGAGGCTAACATTCATCGCCTTGGATCCAGCCTTTGTTTTGATTTGCCTCGGAACTGTGACGTTTATAATCGGCTTTACTGGGAGTGTGGGTGCCCTTCGCGAAAATACTTGCCTTCTATCGATG TATGCTATATTTTTATCAGTCTTGCTCATATTGGAAATTGGACTAGGCACTCTGGTTTTTATTCTCAAAGACAAAGGATGG ataaaagatcaagccACCGAAGGTTTACGCGCATTTATCATTCACTATCGCGAAGATCCagatcaacaaaatttaatcgatTGGATTCAAGAAGATTGGCTTCAGTGTTGTGGAATTGAAGGTCCCAAAGATTGGGACAGTAATAATTACTTCAATTGTTCATCGGGAGCAGTTGGCAGTCGTGAGGCCTGCGGTGTTCCATTTTCATGCTGCAAACGTCGGCCACATGAgcttatcaaaaacaaacagtGTGGCTACGACGTCCGAAAGGAGGGCTAT CCCGCAGAACGTTATATATATGAACGGGGCTGCTTGCGAGCTGGTGAAGATTGGTTGGAGGGGCATTTAATCGCTGTAGCTGGATTCTGCATATGCGTGATGGTTTTACAG ATATTAGGAATATGCTTTGCACAAAACCTCAGAGCAGACATCTATGCGCAAAAATCGAAATGGCACTGA
- the LOC129939793 gene encoding tetraspanin-5 isoform X2 has product MPVRKYRRETSEISCCLKYIIFSCNVLFWSAGLCVLAIGIWAWNEKDMFSNLTRLTFIALDPAFVLICLGTVTFIIGFTGSVGALRENTCLLSMYAIFLSVLLILEIGLGTLVFILKDKGWIKDQATEGLRAFIIHYREDPDQQNLIDWIQEDWLQCCGIEGPKDWDSNNYFNCSSGAVGSREACGVPFSCCKRRPHELIKNKQCGYDVRKEGYQPAERYIYERGCLRAGEDWLEGHLIAVAGFCICVMVLQILGICFAQNLRADIYAQKSKWH; this is encoded by the exons ATGCCAGTGCGAAAATATCGTCGCGAAACTAGCGAAATCAGCTGCTGTTTGAAATACATCATCTTCAGTtgcaatgttttgttttgg TCTGCTGGACTTTGTGTCCTTGCAATTGGAATCTGGGCATGGAACGAGAAGGATATGTTCAGCAACCTGACGAGGCTAACATTCATCGCCTTGGATCCAGCCTTTGTTTTGATTTGCCTCGGAACTGTGACGTTTATAATCGGCTTTACTGGGAGTGTGGGTGCCCTTCGCGAAAATACTTGCCTTCTATCGATG TATGCTATATTTTTATCAGTCTTGCTCATATTGGAAATTGGACTAGGCACTCTGGTTTTTATTCTCAAAGACAAAGGATGG ataaaagatcaagccACCGAAGGTTTACGCGCATTTATCATTCACTATCGCGAAGATCCagatcaacaaaatttaatcgatTGGATTCAAGAAGATTGGCTTCAGTGTTGTGGAATTGAAGGTCCCAAAGATTGGGACAGTAATAATTACTTCAATTGTTCATCGGGAGCAGTTGGCAGTCGTGAGGCCTGCGGTGTTCCATTTTCATGCTGCAAACGTCGGCCACATGAgcttatcaaaaacaaacagtGTGGCTACGACGTCCGAAAGGAGGGCTAT cAGCCCGCAGAACGTTATATATATGAACGGGGCTGCTTGCGAGCTGGTGAAGATTGGTTGGAGGGGCATTTAATCGCTGTAGCTGGATTCTGCATATGCGTGATGGTTTTACAG ATATTAGGAATATGCTTTGCACAAAACCTCAGAGCAGACATCTATGCGCAAAAATCGAAATGGCACTGA
- the LOC129939793 gene encoding tetraspanin-5 isoform X4: MPVRKYRRETSEISCCLKYIIFSCNVLFWSAGLCVLAIGIWAWNEKDMFSNLTRLTFIALDPAFVLICLGTVTFIIGFTGSVGALRENTCLLSMYAIFLSVLLILEIGLGTLVFILKDKGWIKDQATEGLRAFIIHYREDPDQQNLIDWIQEDWLQCCGIEGPKDWDSNNYFNCSSGAVGSREACGVPFSCCKRRPHELIKNKQCGYDVRKEGYPAERYIYERGCLRAGEDWLEGHLIAVAGFCICVMVLQSTEISKIIYEKGCVQAGEEWVERNLLTISTTSIFMIFMEILGICFAQNLRADIYAQKSKWH; encoded by the exons ATGCCAGTGCGAAAATATCGTCGCGAAACTAGCGAAATCAGCTGCTGTTTGAAATACATCATCTTCAGTtgcaatgttttgttttgg TCTGCTGGACTTTGTGTCCTTGCAATTGGAATCTGGGCATGGAACGAGAAGGATATGTTCAGCAACCTGACGAGGCTAACATTCATCGCCTTGGATCCAGCCTTTGTTTTGATTTGCCTCGGAACTGTGACGTTTATAATCGGCTTTACTGGGAGTGTGGGTGCCCTTCGCGAAAATACTTGCCTTCTATCGATG TATGCTATATTTTTATCAGTCTTGCTCATATTGGAAATTGGACTAGGCACTCTGGTTTTTATTCTCAAAGACAAAGGATGG ataaaagatcaagccACCGAAGGTTTACGCGCATTTATCATTCACTATCGCGAAGATCCagatcaacaaaatttaatcgatTGGATTCAAGAAGATTGGCTTCAGTGTTGTGGAATTGAAGGTCCCAAAGATTGGGACAGTAATAATTACTTCAATTGTTCATCGGGAGCAGTTGGCAGTCGTGAGGCCTGCGGTGTTCCATTTTCATGCTGCAAACGTCGGCCACATGAgcttatcaaaaacaaacagtGTGGCTACGACGTCCGAAAGGAGGGCTAT CCCGCAGAACGTTATATATATGAACGGGGCTGCTTGCGAGCTGGTGAAGATTGGTTGGAGGGGCATTTAATCGCTGTAGCTGGATTCTGCATATGCGTGATGGTTTTACAG agcaccgaaatttcaaaaattatttacgaAAAAGGATGTGTCCAAGCGGGTGAGGAGTGGGTTGAACGAAATCTCCTCACTATTTCAACAACGTCCATATTTATGATTTTCATGGAg ATATTAGGAATATGCTTTGCACAAAACCTCAGAGCAGACATCTATGCGCAAAAATCGAAATGGCACTGA
- the LOC129939793 gene encoding tetraspanin-5 isoform X1, which produces MPVRKYRRETSEISCCLKYIIFSCNVLFWSAGLCVLAIGIWAWNEKDMFSNLTRLTFIALDPAFVLICLGTVTFIIGFTGSVGALRENTCLLSMYAIFLSVLLILEIGLGTLVFILKDKGWIKDQATEGLRAFIIHYREDPDQQNLIDWIQEDWLQCCGIEGPKDWDSNNYFNCSSGAVGSREACGVPFSCCKRRPHELIKNKQCGYDVRKEGYSTEISKIIYEKGCVQAGEEWVERNLLTISTTSIFMIFMEILGICFAQNLRADIYAQKSKWH; this is translated from the exons ATGCCAGTGCGAAAATATCGTCGCGAAACTAGCGAAATCAGCTGCTGTTTGAAATACATCATCTTCAGTtgcaatgttttgttttgg TCTGCTGGACTTTGTGTCCTTGCAATTGGAATCTGGGCATGGAACGAGAAGGATATGTTCAGCAACCTGACGAGGCTAACATTCATCGCCTTGGATCCAGCCTTTGTTTTGATTTGCCTCGGAACTGTGACGTTTATAATCGGCTTTACTGGGAGTGTGGGTGCCCTTCGCGAAAATACTTGCCTTCTATCGATG TATGCTATATTTTTATCAGTCTTGCTCATATTGGAAATTGGACTAGGCACTCTGGTTTTTATTCTCAAAGACAAAGGATGG ataaaagatcaagccACCGAAGGTTTACGCGCATTTATCATTCACTATCGCGAAGATCCagatcaacaaaatttaatcgatTGGATTCAAGAAGATTGGCTTCAGTGTTGTGGAATTGAAGGTCCCAAAGATTGGGACAGTAATAATTACTTCAATTGTTCATCGGGAGCAGTTGGCAGTCGTGAGGCCTGCGGTGTTCCATTTTCATGCTGCAAACGTCGGCCACATGAgcttatcaaaaacaaacagtGTGGCTACGACGTCCGAAAGGAGGGCTAT agcaccgaaatttcaaaaattatttacgaAAAAGGATGTGTCCAAGCGGGTGAGGAGTGGGTTGAACGAAATCTCCTCACTATTTCAACAACGTCCATATTTATGATTTTCATGGAg ATATTAGGAATATGCTTTGCACAAAACCTCAGAGCAGACATCTATGCGCAAAAATCGAAATGGCACTGA